One Prosthecodimorpha staleyi DNA window includes the following coding sequences:
- a CDS encoding sulfate/molybdate ABC transporter ATP-binding protein, translated as MEIQIRDLAKDYGTVPALHSVDLDVKSGELLALLGPSGSGKTTLLRSIAGLEQASRGQIFFGEEEASATPVRERGVGFVFQHYALFKHMTVAENIGFGLSVRPRAKRPPKAAIRERVLSLLELVRLQGLEDRYPAQLSGGQRQRVALARALAVDPKVLLLDEPFGALDAKVRKELRKWLREIHEETHYTTVFVTHDQEEALELADRVVVLDKGRIEQVGTPDEVYDAPATPFVFAFIGDSSELPVTVDQGRVWLYDRAVPLGLDVVGHGPARLFVRPQHWEVGAPANGLAGVVRSVLRHGPGRRAEVELGAGVSVTVDVSDDHAVRTGDRIGLKPSRWRLFLADGQAVAPIPARRPAASGFRA; from the coding sequence ATGGAAATCCAGATCCGCGACCTCGCCAAGGATTACGGCACGGTGCCGGCGCTGCACAGCGTCGATCTCGACGTGAAGTCCGGCGAACTGCTCGCCCTGCTCGGGCCCTCGGGCTCGGGCAAGACGACGCTGCTGCGCTCGATCGCCGGCCTGGAACAGGCGTCGCGCGGCCAGATCTTCTTCGGTGAGGAGGAGGCCTCCGCCACGCCGGTGCGCGAGCGCGGCGTCGGCTTCGTGTTCCAGCACTATGCCCTCTTCAAGCATATGACCGTGGCCGAGAATATCGGCTTCGGCCTGTCGGTGCGCCCGCGCGCCAAGCGTCCGCCCAAGGCGGCGATCCGCGAACGCGTCCTGTCGCTGCTCGAACTCGTCCGCCTGCAGGGGCTGGAAGACCGCTATCCGGCCCAGCTCTCCGGCGGCCAGCGCCAGCGCGTCGCGCTCGCCCGCGCGCTCGCGGTCGACCCGAAGGTGCTGCTGCTCGACGAACCCTTCGGCGCGCTCGACGCCAAGGTGCGCAAGGAATTGCGCAAGTGGCTGCGCGAGATCCACGAGGAGACCCACTACACCACCGTCTTCGTGACCCACGATCAGGAGGAGGCGCTCGAACTCGCCGACCGCGTCGTGGTGCTCGACAAGGGCCGGATCGAGCAGGTCGGCACGCCCGACGAGGTCTATGACGCACCGGCGACGCCATTTGTGTTCGCTTTCATCGGCGATTCCAGCGAATTGCCCGTGACCGTCGACCAGGGTCGCGTCTGGCTCTACGACCGCGCCGTGCCGCTCGGCCTCGACGTGGTCGGCCACGGCCCGGCCCGGCTGTTCGTCCGTCCGCAGCACTGGGAGGTCGGCGCGCCGGCAAACGGGCTTGCCGGCGTGGTCCGCTCGGTGCTGCGCCACGGACCCGGCCGGCGCGCAGAGGTCGAACTCGGCGCCGGCGTCTCGGTGACGGTCGACGTGTCCGACGACCACGCCGTGCGCACCGGCGACCGCATCGGCCTCAAGCCCAGCCGCTGGCGCCTGTTCCTCGCCGACGGCCAGGCCGTCGCCCCGATCCCCGCCCGCCGCCCCGCCGCCTCCGGCTTCCGGGCGTGA
- the cysW gene encoding sulfate ABC transporter permease subunit CysW produces MAMSDATDWRAAAATAGATGEGFTARAVLIALALGFLALFLVLPLVAVFVEAFRHGFGAWWAAFQDPDGLAAIRLTLIVTAIAVPANLVFGVAAAWAITKFRFPGKSLLITLIDLPFSVSPVVSGLVWVLLFGAQGLLGPFLKANGLQIIFAVPGLVLATIFVTFPFVARELIPLMEEQGTADEEAAMTLGASGLTTFLRVTLPNIKWGLLYGVLLCNARAMGEFGAVSVVSGHIRGLTNTMPLHVEILYNEYEFVAAFAMASLLAALALVTLVLKTFLEWRYGWHLAGGRGH; encoded by the coding sequence ATGGCCATGTCTGACGCAACCGACTGGCGTGCCGCCGCCGCCACGGCCGGCGCGACCGGAGAGGGGTTCACGGCGCGCGCGGTGCTGATCGCGCTGGCGCTCGGCTTCCTCGCCCTGTTCCTGGTGCTGCCGCTGGTCGCGGTCTTCGTCGAGGCTTTCCGCCACGGGTTCGGGGCCTGGTGGGCCGCATTCCAGGACCCGGACGGCCTGGCCGCGATCCGCCTGACCCTGATCGTCACCGCCATCGCGGTGCCGGCCAACCTCGTCTTCGGTGTCGCCGCCGCCTGGGCGATCACCAAGTTCCGCTTTCCCGGCAAGAGCCTGCTGATCACGCTGATCGATCTGCCCTTCTCGGTCTCGCCGGTGGTCTCGGGGCTCGTTTGGGTGCTGCTGTTCGGCGCGCAGGGGCTGCTCGGCCCGTTCCTCAAGGCGAACGGGCTGCAGATCATCTTCGCGGTGCCCGGGCTGGTGCTGGCCACGATCTTCGTGACCTTCCCGTTCGTGGCGCGCGAACTGATCCCGCTGATGGAAGAGCAGGGCACCGCCGACGAGGAGGCCGCCATGACGCTCGGCGCCAGTGGCCTCACCACCTTTCTGCGCGTCACGCTGCCCAACATCAAATGGGGCCTGCTCTATGGCGTGCTGCTCTGCAATGCGCGTGCGATGGGCGAGTTCGGCGCGGTCTCGGTCGTGTCCGGCCATATCCGCGGCCTGACCAACACCATGCCGCTGCATGTCGAGATCCTCTACAACGAGTACGAGTTCGTGGCGGCCTTCGCGATGGCCTCGCTCTTGGCGGCGCTCGCCCTCGTCACGCTCGTCCTCAAGACCTTCCTCGAATGGCGCTATGGCTGGCATCTCGCCGGCGGCCGCGGCCACTGA
- the cysT gene encoding sulfate ABC transporter permease subunit CysT, with translation MAQALVLGRRTSGPGVLPGFGLSIGFTLVYLSLIVLIPLGALALKAAGLGVDGLLKIAFDARVLAALKISFGVAFAAALINAIFGVLVAWVLVRYEFPGRALVDAAVDLPFALPTAVAGIALAALYAGNGWVGALLEPHGIKVAYTPLGIMVALVFVGLPFVVRTVQPLMQELDREIEEASATLGASRLQTVVRVLLPPLLPAVLTGFALAFARGVGEYGSVIFIAGNMPYVSEIAPLLIVIKLEEFDYRGATGIALIMLLVSFAMLLVINLIQAWSRKRYGHV, from the coding sequence ATGGCACAGGCTCTCGTCCTTGGCCGCAGGACCTCCGGACCCGGCGTCCTGCCGGGTTTCGGCCTGTCGATCGGCTTCACGCTCGTCTATCTGAGCCTGATCGTGCTGATCCCGCTCGGCGCGCTGGCGCTGAAGGCCGCCGGCCTCGGCGTCGACGGGCTCCTGAAGATCGCGTTCGACGCGCGCGTGCTGGCGGCACTGAAGATCTCCTTCGGAGTCGCCTTCGCGGCGGCCCTGATCAACGCGATCTTCGGCGTCCTGGTCGCCTGGGTGCTGGTCCGCTACGAATTTCCCGGCCGTGCTCTGGTCGACGCCGCGGTCGATCTGCCCTTCGCGCTGCCGACCGCGGTCGCCGGCATCGCGCTCGCCGCGCTCTATGCCGGCAACGGCTGGGTCGGCGCCCTGCTCGAACCCCACGGCATCAAGGTCGCCTATACGCCGCTCGGCATCATGGTCGCGCTGGTCTTCGTCGGGCTGCCCTTCGTGGTTCGTACCGTCCAGCCTCTGATGCAGGAACTCGACCGGGAGATCGAGGAGGCCTCGGCCACGCTCGGGGCAAGCCGGCTGCAAACCGTCGTCCGCGTCCTGCTGCCGCCGCTGCTGCCGGCCGTGCTGACCGGCTTCGCGCTCGCCTTCGCGCGCGGCGTCGGCGAATACGGCTCGGTCATCTTCATCGCCGGCAACATGCCCTACGTGTCGGAGATCGCGCCGCTCCTCATCGTGATCAAGCTCGAGGAGTTCGACTATCGCGGGGCGACCGGCATCGCGCTGATCATGCTGCTCGTCTCCTTCGCGATGCTGCTCGTCATCAACCTGATCCAGGCCTGGAGTCGCAAGCGCTATGGCCATGTCTGA
- a CDS encoding sulfate ABC transporter substrate-binding protein translates to MSAASSNLDTASAGLSAAYRDPRQGRGTGRTRLWRRVVDWALIGAAFAVVAGVAVQARAQSTTLLNVSYDPTRELYKDVNAAFAAEWKGKTGETLTIRASHGGSGKQARSVIDGLDADVVTLALSADIDAIAREAKLLPAEWQKRLPNNSAPYASTIVFLVRKGNPKAIKDWDDLVKPGIGVITPNPKTSGGARWNYLAAWAYAQQKYGDEAKVRDYITALFKNVPVLDTGARGATTSFAQRNLGDVLLAWENEAFLVFDEFGADKFEIVVPSISILAEPPVAVVDANVDRKGTRKAAEAYLQFLYSDKGQQIAAKHHYRPSRPEVVAKELVDAFPKLKLVTIDRDFGGWAKAQPEHFGDGGTFDQLYKPKS, encoded by the coding sequence ATGAGCGCCGCTTCTTCGAACCTCGACACCGCGTCGGCGGGCCTTTCCGCCGCCTACCGTGATCCCCGTCAGGGCCGCGGCACCGGCCGCACCCGGCTGTGGCGCCGGGTCGTCGACTGGGCGCTGATCGGCGCGGCCTTCGCGGTCGTGGCCGGGGTCGCCGTGCAGGCCCGGGCGCAGTCGACGACGCTGCTCAACGTTTCCTACGATCCGACCCGCGAACTCTACAAGGACGTGAACGCGGCCTTCGCGGCGGAGTGGAAGGGCAAGACCGGCGAGACCCTGACGATCCGCGCCTCCCATGGCGGTTCCGGCAAGCAGGCCCGCTCGGTCATCGACGGCCTCGACGCCGACGTGGTGACGCTGGCCCTGTCGGCCGACATCGACGCCATCGCCCGCGAGGCCAAGCTGCTGCCGGCCGAATGGCAGAAGCGCCTGCCGAACAATTCCGCCCCCTATGCGTCGACCATCGTGTTCCTGGTCCGCAAGGGCAACCCGAAGGCGATCAAGGACTGGGACGATCTGGTCAAGCCCGGCATCGGCGTCATCACGCCGAACCCGAAGACCTCGGGCGGCGCGCGCTGGAACTATCTGGCCGCCTGGGCCTATGCCCAGCAGAAATATGGCGACGAGGCCAAGGTGCGCGACTACATCACCGCGCTCTTCAAGAATGTGCCCGTCCTCGATACCGGTGCGCGCGGCGCGACGACCTCTTTCGCGCAGCGCAATCTCGGCGACGTGCTGCTCGCCTGGGAGAACGAGGCCTTCCTGGTGTTCGACGAGTTCGGCGCCGACAAGTTCGAGATCGTGGTCCCGTCGATCTCGATCCTGGCCGAGCCGCCGGTCGCCGTCGTCGACGCCAATGTCGACCGCAAGGGCACCCGCAAGGCGGCCGAGGCCTATCTCCAGTTCCTCTATTCCGACAAGGGCCAGCAGATCGCCGCCAAGCACCATTACCGGCCGAGCCGTCCTGAAGTGGTCGCCAAGGAACTCGTCGACGCCTTCCCCAAGCTGAAGCTCGTCACCATCGACCGGGATTTCGGCGGATGGGCCAAGGCGCAGCCCGAGCATTTCGGTGACGGCGGCACCTTCGACCAGCTCTACAAGCCGAAGTCCTGA
- a CDS encoding ABC transporter substrate-binding protein, with protein sequence MFGQGLTRRDLLIGTAAAGTLGFGAIAPARADVNWKKFAGTEIGVNLIKSPRGDLLTKYEKEFTDLTGIKVSSEMAPEQQQRQKLVIELSSGKPSFDVCHISYHVQKRQFERAGWLADLSKFMKDPTLTGADLVESDFSAAGLLYSKNDKGEMHSLPWSVDYFIIYWNKDLFAKKNLTFPSTLDELVKTAEALTDPKEGTFGFVCRGLRNANLPPYMNLLLAHGGDALDAKGNLATDSAEAIAAAKMYQTLLTKYAPPGVAGFNWMECQAAFMQGKVGMWLDGVGFAPPLEDPTKSRIVGKVGYAVVPVGPKAQASCTYGDGIAVTESSTKKEAAYLYCQWAVSKLMGARLLQTGGGVPFRNSILNDPNVREGVKFPPAWLDSVIGSSKVSKLGLPVIVPVAEFRDTIGTGLTALLSGGDPATELKKATDAFRPILERSEKG encoded by the coding sequence ATGTTCGGACAGGGACTGACGCGGCGCGATCTTCTGATCGGCACCGCAGCCGCCGGCACGCTCGGATTCGGCGCCATCGCGCCGGCGCGTGCGGACGTGAACTGGAAGAAATTCGCCGGCACCGAGATCGGCGTGAACCTGATCAAGAGCCCGCGCGGCGATCTCCTGACCAAATACGAGAAGGAATTCACGGACCTGACCGGCATCAAGGTCTCGTCCGAGATGGCGCCGGAGCAGCAGCAACGCCAGAAGCTGGTGATCGAGCTGTCGTCCGGCAAGCCGAGCTTCGACGTCTGCCACATCAGCTATCACGTGCAGAAGCGTCAGTTCGAGCGGGCCGGCTGGCTCGCCGACCTGTCCAAGTTCATGAAAGACCCGACGCTGACCGGCGCCGACCTGGTCGAGAGCGACTTCTCGGCCGCCGGCCTGCTCTACTCGAAGAACGACAAGGGCGAGATGCACTCGCTGCCCTGGTCGGTCGACTATTTCATCATCTATTGGAACAAGGATCTCTTCGCCAAGAAGAACCTGACCTTCCCGAGCACGCTCGACGAGCTGGTCAAGACCGCCGAGGCTCTGACCGATCCCAAGGAAGGCACCTTCGGCTTCGTCTGCCGCGGCCTGCGCAACGCCAACCTGCCGCCCTACATGAACCTGCTGCTCGCCCATGGCGGCGATGCTTTGGATGCCAAGGGCAACCTGGCGACCGACAGCGCCGAGGCGATCGCTGCGGCGAAAATGTACCAGACGCTGCTGACCAAATACGCCCCTCCCGGCGTCGCCGGCTTCAACTGGATGGAATGCCAGGCGGCCTTCATGCAGGGCAAGGTCGGCATGTGGCTCGACGGCGTCGGCTTCGCCCCGCCGCTCGAAGACCCGACCAAGTCGCGCATCGTCGGCAAGGTCGGCTATGCGGTCGTCCCGGTCGGACCGAAGGCGCAGGCCTCCTGCACCTATGGCGACGGCATCGCCGTGACCGAAAGCTCGACCAAGAAGGAAGCCGCCTATCTCTATTGCCAATGGGCCGTGTCCAAGCTGATGGGCGCGCGTCTGTTGCAGACCGGCGGCGGCGTGCCCTTCCGCAACTCGATCCTGAACGATCCGAACGTGCGGGAGGGCGTCAAGTTCCCGCCCGCCTGGCTCGATTCGGTGATCGGATCGTCCAAGGTCTCGAAGCTCGGCTTGCCGGTCATCGTGCCGGTGGCGGAATTCCGCGACACGATCGGCACCGGCCTGACGGCCCTGCTGTCCGGCGGCGACCCGGCGACCGAACTGAAGAAGGCGACCGACGCCTTCCGGCCGATCCTCGAGCGCAGCGAGAAGGGCTGA
- a CDS encoding carbohydrate ABC transporter permease — MNEASLGQAAAAQAAAASSTMGKAGRPPAWTGGYWPFVLPAVVVVLAVILFPWVFTIWMSGQEWKLGQGSSFVGLANYWRMTGDDRFIESFWHTLSYTALSVILPILVGTAAAVVFNERFMGRGVLRALFVLPMMATPVAIALVWTMMFHPQLGVLNYLLSLVGIPPQLWVFHPGSVIPSLVLVETWQWSPLVMLIVLGGLSSIPTEPYESAVIDGASRWQLLRHITLPMVAPFIMVAALIRTIDAVKSFDIIFAITQGGPGTASETINLYLYSVAFAYYDIGYGSAIAVIFFGLVVALSVLMVWLRQRTQWSEAGAAA; from the coding sequence ATGAACGAGGCAAGCCTCGGGCAAGCCGCCGCAGCGCAAGCTGCGGCGGCCTCCTCGACCATGGGGAAGGCCGGACGCCCACCGGCCTGGACGGGTGGCTACTGGCCGTTCGTGCTTCCGGCCGTGGTCGTCGTTCTGGCCGTGATCCTGTTCCCCTGGGTCTTCACCATCTGGATGAGCGGCCAGGAGTGGAAGCTCGGCCAGGGATCCAGCTTCGTCGGTCTGGCCAACTACTGGCGCATGACCGGCGACGACCGCTTCATCGAATCCTTCTGGCACACGCTGTCCTACACGGCGCTGTCGGTGATCCTGCCGATCCTGGTCGGCACCGCCGCCGCGGTGGTGTTCAACGAGCGCTTCATGGGCCGCGGCGTGCTGCGCGCGCTGTTCGTCCTGCCCATGATGGCGACCCCGGTCGCGATCGCGCTGGTCTGGACGATGATGTTCCACCCCCAGCTCGGCGTGCTCAACTATCTCCTCTCGCTGGTCGGCATCCCGCCCCAGCTCTGGGTGTTCCATCCCGGCTCGGTGATCCCCTCGCTGGTCCTGGTCGAGACCTGGCAATGGTCGCCGCTGGTCATGCTGATCGTGCTCGGCGGGCTGTCGTCAATCCCGACCGAGCCCTACGAGAGTGCGGTGATCGACGGCGCCTCGCGCTGGCAGCTTCTGCGCCACATCACCCTGCCGATGGTCGCGCCCTTCATCATGGTGGCGGCGCTGATCCGCACCATCGACGCGGTCAAGAGCTTCGACATCATCTTCGCCATCACGCAGGGCGGCCCAGGCACGGCGTCTGAGACCATCAACCTCTACCTCTACAGCGTGGCCTTCGCCTATTACGACATCGGCTACGGCTCGGCGATCGCGGTTATCTTCTTCGGCCTCGTCGTCGCCCTGTCGGTGCTGATGGTCTGGCTGCGCCAGCGCACGCAATGGTCGGAAGCGGGAGCGGCGGCATGA